A stretch of the Capsicum annuum cultivar UCD-10X-F1 chromosome 10, UCD10Xv1.1, whole genome shotgun sequence genome encodes the following:
- the LOC107844565 gene encoding importin-5-like isoform X2: MPFVIKSVRLMNYSSFSNSSDTNDSDDESMIKVTVGDSKMGIRSALLEEKALACHILCCFAAELKGLHLWVNEVISVLVPMLTFELSGGIRTAAISAMSLLLQLAASAMKKGLPVTGCSKPPLQNLFDTIIKALLDALKEESKIQIQARLVEALNGCILIGIGLGTMGKKL; this comes from the exons ATGCCCTTTGTGATAAAATCTGTTCGGCTGATGAACTATTCGAGTTTTTCTAATAGTTCAGATAcaaatgattctgatgatgaaag CATGATTAAAGTCACTGTCGGGGATAGCAAGATGGGGATACGAAGTGCGCTTCTGGAAGAAAAAGCATTGGCTTGTCATATCCTATGCTGCTTTGCAGCCGAGTTGAAAGGACTACATTTGTGGGTTAATGAG GTTATTAGTGTTTTGGTTCCAATGCTTACCTTTGAATTAAGCGGCGGAATAAGAACAGCTGCCATTTCTG CAATGTCATTATTGTTGCAATTAGCGGCATCTGCTATGAAGAAAGGGCTTCCTGTAACAGGTTGTAGCAAGCCACCACTTCAAAATCTGTTTGACACCATAATCAAGGCTTTGCTTGATGCGTTAAAGGAG GAGTCTAAGATACAAATTCAGGCAAGACTAGTGGAGGCACTGAACGGATGCATTCTG ATTGGCATTGGCCTCGGAACTATGGGGAAAAAGTTATAA
- the LOC107844565 gene encoding importin-5-like isoform X1: protein MPFVIKSVRLMNYSSFSNSSDTNDSDDESMIKVTVGDSKMGIRSALLEEKALACHILCCFAAELKGLHLWVNEVISVLVPMLTFELSGGIRTAAISAMSLLLQLAASAMKKGLPVTGCSKPPLQNLFDTIIKALLDALKEESKIQIQARLVEALNGCILVSHLEDQRVSPYLMHLYMESKVFFN, encoded by the exons ATGCCCTTTGTGATAAAATCTGTTCGGCTGATGAACTATTCGAGTTTTTCTAATAGTTCAGATAcaaatgattctgatgatgaaag CATGATTAAAGTCACTGTCGGGGATAGCAAGATGGGGATACGAAGTGCGCTTCTGGAAGAAAAAGCATTGGCTTGTCATATCCTATGCTGCTTTGCAGCCGAGTTGAAAGGACTACATTTGTGGGTTAATGAG GTTATTAGTGTTTTGGTTCCAATGCTTACCTTTGAATTAAGCGGCGGAATAAGAACAGCTGCCATTTCTG CAATGTCATTATTGTTGCAATTAGCGGCATCTGCTATGAAGAAAGGGCTTCCTGTAACAGGTTGTAGCAAGCCACCACTTCAAAATCTGTTTGACACCATAATCAAGGCTTTGCTTGATGCGTTAAAGGAG GAGTCTAAGATACAAATTCAGGCAAGACTAGTGGAGGCACTGAACGGATGCATTCTGGTAAGTCATTTAGAAGACCAAAGGGTGTCGCCTTATCTGATGCATTTATATATGGAGtcaaaagttttctttaattAG